tgatGCTATTTATATTAAGGATAAAATTTTCCTGCAAactaaactgaaattatttttttcccaatttatCTGTAAAAATGACAAGCcttcgtgacattattatttgCCATGCTTTTTGATAATTAGTCCCCTTTGAATTCAGAGTTGATCTcaactcatatcatctcatctcatttaattattataattttcttaaatttacacataaaatataataaataattcaattttttcaaattataaaataataataatattaaaaaataaattttaacaatattttattcaactttcatatcaactcattatccaaatctcACTAATTTTAGACTTTTTGTTAAGAAAATTGTTTATGAAGTTtcgtaaaataattataaatttatcatcttCCACTTCAAATTTATAGGGatagatatataaaacaaaaattatatcttgagtcacttttatatacTATTTTGTGCACTCCACTTATGTGATTGattgcatattaaaaaaaaataatacagacAATCACATCAATAAGGTGTATAGAtagcaatgttttgaatactgtaTTGGATGTCGTACCGATCAAGGTACTAGGATGAAATATTTCAGTACTGATACCGTTtcaggatagtcgatatatgaataaattgtatatataaatatatataataaattatattctaaaataataatctatatatgaataaattatacatatataaatatataaatagtctggtctgAATTGGAGGTTAAAAATAAGCTTgtagtttgaagaaaaaaaaaatagaaaggccGAAATACCAGCTGGTACAGGCAAATTCGTAGCCCGGTATTTGTTTCAGtacaaaatagataaaatacCTGTACCAGACCAGTGGCCGATATGGCATATACCGATCGTATCGGCCGGTACAATAcggtatttaaaatattaataaaaagtatataaaagtgactgtatgtaatattactctatatataAAGAGAAGACATTGATCCCTCTACAATGATCGTAGGCCTAGGATTATAGGCCGACAATATAAGGAGTAGCTTTGCAAAATTAATTCATGCACCCCGTAtcatcacacatgattttttaatttttttttattttttaatttttttacttatcaaatatGCACTGCatgaatgatgaataaaaaaaattaattaatttaagatgaatgaaaaaataaaaaaattaagtgttTGTGTGTGGGACAGGGAAGAGTAGGACTCGATTATATTGATTGATGGTTGAGTTGTAAAATCGGTAAGTGTATTGTTGCACCGAAAGAAAACAGAAAGGAGCCAGGCAATATTGTCATCACTACAACCCTAATCCATACTCGAGAGAGTCCATCTGACTGATCAAGAACAGAGGAATCACAACTTGCCCCATAACAACAAGCAAGCTTTCACCTCCAACCCGACAAGCAAGAATTTTCATAATTCAATAGAAGCTGTAATTCACTTCAAATACGAAAATTGACATGAAGAACATCCATAACTGGGTTAGCACTTTGAAATCAAACAAGTATTAAGATTGACAATGTTCTCACTTCTGATTTGAGTCAAGTCTcattgaaaagttaaaaaaataaaaaaaaataaaacaccagAGAAACATGTATTGAAAATGGCCATTCATTATTATGGAGAAAAAATAATTCAGAGTAACTTTCTAAAGTACCTTTTTTTCAGGGTTAAATTACTTTCTAAAGTATTTTCCCAGCATATATTACAAAGTCACTTCTATCATCAAATTTCAGGCGCCGAAAAAGTACATCTTAAGGGCATACAAAGCATTCCCTCGCATAACCGTGTATGAAGTCACTCAAAAGCGTGCATACGCTTGAAAAACACAGTAACTACAAGGCTCACGACATTTTATAGCCAAAGTGAGGAAGATGAGTGTGGACATGGCACTCATCggtaaaatacaataaaaaccTAACAAGTATACTCATTCTACTATAGGAGTGTAATACCATATCCCGGTAGTCAGGTTCCCTCATCTTCAAGCATTCTCAGATGCCAAAGTATAGCTCTCTCCCTTCACTTTCCTCCCTGCAAAACGAAAGGTGCAAAGATAAGTGGTTTATATGACAGTAAAGTCGAAAGAAGCATACagctatctctctctctctctctctctctctctaacggATGGAAAGGAAGGCTCTGGTCAACAAAATCATTGGCTCCGGAGATGGGCAACCTTCCCAAGGAACCAAATGCCCTCTGAACCTCATTCTGAAATATGTGTAAAGAAGAAAGCGGTGTCCTTGATTCGAGTTGGCACTCTCTTTGCGGGCTGAAGATAATAATTTCACACACAAAATCATGCCTCGAGTAAGCTTTAACACTAAATGACAAGTAAATTTCGATGAATCGCCGGTCTTACACGCTTCCCTTCATCCTTCTGTTTGCTTATAACACCAGCTTGAAGCCTTCTGACAGGAAATCGTCCCTGAGAAGAACATGGAGCAATTAGTCAGGCAGAAAATCACATGAAAGTACATGCCTTAGGAGAACCAAATTGGGCATAGCCATTAAATTGAGAAAGAAATTAGATATACCACTACTCAGAGGAACGTAACCAAAACTATCCAAGCAAGTCATCTAATGATTCTTTACTGGTTTAATAACCATAATAATGCAAAGGGAAATGCATTGATCGGCATAACGAAACGATGATAGTTGAaggaaataggaaaaaaaaaaaaaaagactttcaatttacattttcttgttattatcCTTCTCTCCAAGATTCTGTCGCTGGTCATTATCTTTTCTATGCACCTCAACCGGAAAAAGACTTTGGACGCATATCTCAGCCTCAAACGAAGCTGGCAGGCCACGAAGATTCACATTCCTGACACTTTTTCCTCTCAAATCGTACCACACAAGCCTCTCATGGTTCTGTTGGAACAGAACCTCCTCACCGCTCTTTGAATAAGCCAATGGCTTCAAATACCTCAAAGCCCCACCCAAAACCTCATTTTTTGCGACCGTAAAAAGCTTGGCCCAAGACTCCTTAACGCCATACTCCTTCATCACCCAAACATCAACGTGAAGATAATTGTAATTCGCCACCATACAAACGCACCCACCCAATACTCCCACgtctatttgaatattttcctTTGTACATTCAGGCATCGGCACCTCCCGAAAACTCTCAACCGTCAGATCAAACGCCACAATCATACCAGCCTCGTCGAATTTGAACTTCCGGTTCGCCACCCAATGCAAACAACCACTTGCGAGTGTCCCATTTTTCCTCGTATAACACAAAACATAAGGCATGTCTTCGGAGTCTCTCAATTCGTTCTCTCTCAGACTATAAACCTTAACCTTTGAGACAACCACTTCGTTGTCCAAATCAATAAACTGCGAAATCCTCACTAGCTTGTGATCCTCGTGAACCGAGTCGTACCCGAATCCGTAAACCCACGCGCCCGGTAAGCCCGACCCGTACTTCTTGTTTCTATCGACAGGCAAAAAGGGCAAGACTTTGTGCTTTCGGAGGAAAGGGTTCCACAGAGCGATATCTTCCGCCACGTTAGCAATACAGAGCAATCCGTTGCAGGAGCCCAGTACTTGAATCCGATTGCTGTAGCACATCAAAGGGTGAGCGAGATCGACGGCGTTGTGCATGACGTGGAGGTCCACTGAGTATAGATCGGAGTCCTTTCGGAGTATAAGGGTGAGGTTGGAGCCAGTTTCGGTGGAGTTCTTGTGGTGAAGGTAGATGAAGTCCGGACTATCAATCAGGCACCGCCATGACTTGCAGATGGACCGGAACTGAAGGAGTGGCTTAACAGGTAGTCGGCAGAGTATGTCAGTGAGTACATCCAGCGGCATCCCCGCCATGGTTGAACTGATCGTCGAGGTTGGTCGGAGAGCATCTAGGGTTAGGGTTACGTTACGGCTGCCGAACCTGTGGATTGGGAATTTGGAATGGGCAGTAGTACAGATTGCTGGTGAAAGTTGTTAGACAGAATGAAACATTAGCCATTATGCTGCTTTTCTTCTTTACCTTTTTAACCCCTCTTTCTCATGAACGAAACACGATACACGGGGACCCCGTGAAGTGAGCTGGAATAGAAAAGGACGTTAACGCGTGAGAGCCCAAAATCGTCGTGACCCAGATCTCGGGCCCAAGTACGGCATCATTCTAGCGAACCATGAGTACACTTGTGCGATTATTTTACATAGATATTCATTTAAttagttaataaaataaattcacttttctaatattaaaaatatatatttcaatttaatttttatataaataataaaaatttcaaattatatgaATGACATATGGTATAAagacttttaaatataattattatttatatatattattattcttttgtaACCATTATGGTCAACTTGATAATAAACATTACCTAACACATGAGATCGATAATATTGTTATTGAGATTGAGATAGCTTTTAATAAAAAGTGGATCCAGACGGAAAGTATatgatttgatatttaaaaattttatatgtaattatttttatatatttttttatacattatattaatataattgaccgtattattttttaatataaaatatataatatcaaaaatatataaaaataattatatataacagaattatttgatattatatacaGCACAAATACTGTAGATGATGAGAAAAACTTCAAATCTTACTAAAACTGCCACCAATACCATGCGTCTACATATTCTATTGTGAGTGGACAGCCTATTCTCCCAACAACTTCTCTGTGGGGGtacatattaaaaatactttacacAAGGGCGTTATATTCGAAGCCCACCTATAATGAAATATACAGAGGACAACTTCAAAAGCAAGATCCTATCAATCCCCATATTAATTTcagctgttttttattttaaaattaaaaattaaaaaaaataaacataaaaaatgagATTGTTACCATAATATCACTTTATCAATTGAAAACCAGCAATGAGAGAAAGGAGGTAAggaatgagatgataattttgtggatagtaataaaatattttgtgaataatagtaaaatagttttatgtaaatatttattgaattttaataaatgagaaaaaaaattaaataaatattattatagaattaaaatattattataatattattttttaatataatttttattttgagatttgaagaaattgaattgtttttgtattttgtttaaaagtttagaaaaattataatgattagtttgaaaatatttatatttaagtgattttttaaaatgaaatgagatgtaaATTATTTCGAAACAACCCCTTAGACGACAAGATGACAAGCATTGTGACTTGAGATGATAGAGTGTTTGTAACAAAACTCAACCCATGTTGCAAATAGATATTTTTAAGCTTTTTAATGCTTGCTCGATTCATGTATGATTTGTATATTCTAACAATTTATAagatagataatatatattacgaTGTGCTAATATAAGTACTATCCattaattattgaattaaatattatttttaaaataaaaagtttaatgTTAGATGACATATTATAATGTCAGTAAGAAGTGGTACTAAAAAAGGTAAGTTGTATAAAGAAGAACGGCCCCAATGGCATCTATGATGGGGAGCATTTTGACTTGGGGGGCTGTCCCCAAACTTATCAAAATACTTTTACTTTAGCTTTGGATTCGAAGAATAACTTCAGCCTAAAATATTTCGTTCTCGGGTCTGGAAATTGGCCCAATCGTAATGGTTGCTTTGTTGAAAACTGAGTGGTTGGTTTTGATTTTCTGCCTAAACTGAAACTGATCGGCACTTTAAGAAAAATGAGCTAAATCGGTCGAAACTGACCGTACATAGAGGAGAAAACTGGCCGGTTCCTTTGCCAGCCGATCACGGTCGGTTTCGGTTTGGTAATTCAGTTTGGCCCATGAGTTTTGGGTCTTGTTTTGGGCCTTTTatccaatacatgttttg
This sequence is a window from Carya illinoinensis cultivar Pawnee chromosome 9, C.illinoinensisPawnee_v1, whole genome shotgun sequence. Protein-coding genes within it:
- the LOC122276482 gene encoding F-box protein CPR1-like, producing MAGMPLDVLTDILCRLPVKPLLQFRSICKSWRCLIDSPDFIYLHHKNSTETGSNLTLILRKDSDLYSVDLHVMHNAVDLAHPLMCYSNRIQVLGSCNGLLCIANVAEDIALWNPFLRKHKVLPFLPVDRNKKYGSGLPGAWVYGFGYDSVHEDHKLVRISQFIDLDNEVVVSKVKVYSLRENELRDSEDMPYVLCYTRKNGTLASGCLHWVANRKFKFDEAGMIVAFDLTVESFREVPMPECTKENIQIDVGVLGGCVCMVANYNYLHVDVWVMKEYGVKESWAKLFTVAKNEVLGGALRYLKPLAYSKSGEEVLFQQNHERLVWYDLRGKSVRNVNLRGLPASFEAEICVQSLFPVEVHRKDNDQRQNLGEKDNNKKMDDFLSEGFKLVL